Proteins found in one Magnolia sinica isolate HGM2019 chromosome 5, MsV1, whole genome shotgun sequence genomic segment:
- the LOC131245705 gene encoding beta-adaptin-like protein B, translating into MFRRVPANRPPDWKREKKKEKEKKKEKGKMSGHDSKYFSTTKKGEIPELKDELNSQYKDKRKDAVKKVIAAMTVGKDVSSLFADVVNCMQTESLDLKKLVYLYLINYAKSQPDLAILAVNTFVKDSQDPNPLIRALAVRTMGCIRVDKITEYLCDPLQRCLKDDDPYVRKTAAICVAKLYDINAELVEDRGFVENLKDLISDNNPMVVANAVAALAEIQENNSRPIFEVASHTLSKLLTALNECTEWGQVFILDALSRYKAADAREAENIVERVTPRLQHANCAVVLSAVKMILLQMELITSTDVVRNLCKKMAPPLVTLLSAEPEIQYVALRNISLIVQRRPTILAHEIKVFFCKYNDPIYVKMEKLEIMIKLASDRNIDQVLLEFKEYATEVDVDFVRKAVRAIGRCAIKIERVAERCISVLLELIKIKVNYVVQEAIIVIKDIFRRYPNTYESIIATLCESLDNLDEPEAKASMIWIIGEYAERIDNADELLESFLETFPEEPELVQLQLLTATVKLFLKKPTEGPQQMIQVVLNNATVETNNPDLRDRAYIYWRLLSTDPEAAKDVVLAEKPVISDNSNQLDPSLLDELLANIATLASVYHKPPDAFVTRVKTGVQKPDEDEYPDGSETGYSDSPAHAVDSSSAVSSSSNVPHSVTQQAAPMPPAPAVPVLDLLGDLIGLDGALVPVDQPTTDSGPPLPVLLPASTGQGLQISGQLTRLDNQIFYRMLFENNSQIPLDGFMIQFNKNTFGLAAAGPLQVQQLQPGASVRTLLPMVLAQNISPGPPSSLLQVALKNNQQPVWYFNDKISLQVFFTEDGKME; encoded by the exons ATGTTTAGGCGTGTCCCTGCTAATCGGCCTCCCGActggaagagagaaaagaagaaagagaaggagaagaagaaagagaaggggaAGATGAGCGGCCACGATTCAAAGTACTTCTCCACCACTAAGAAGGGAGAAATCCCAGAACTGAAAGACGAGCTCAATTCTCAATACAAG GATAAGAGAAAAGATGCTGTGAAGAAGGTAATTGCTGCGATGACTGTTGGGAAGGATGTGTCGTCATTATTTGCTGATGTTGTGAACTGCATGCAAACAGAGAGCTTGGATTTGAAGAAGCTTGTCTATCTGTACCTTATAAACTATGCTAAAAGCCAACCTGACCTAGCTATACTTGCTGTCAATACATTTGTGAAG GATTCACAGGATCCCAATCCCTTGATTCGTGCTTTAGCAGTGAGGACTATGGGATGTATTCGTGTTGATAAAATTACAGAATATTTATGTGATCCTCTTCAGAGATGTCTCAAG GATGATGATCCTTATGTGCGGAAGACGGCAGCTATTTGTGTTGCTAAACTCTATGACATAAATGCTGAACTAGTGGAAGACAGAGGATTTGTGGAGAATCTCAAGGATTTGATTTCTGACAATAATCCAATGGTAGTAGCGAATGCTGTGGCAGCACTTGCGGAGATCCAAGAAAACAATAGTCGACCAATCTTCGAGGTCGCCAGTCACACACTTTCAAAGCTCTTGACTGCTCTAAACGAGTGCACTGA ATGGGGTCAAGTTTTCATTTTGGATGCACTTTCGAGGTACAAGGCAGCTGATGCTCGTGAAGCTGAAAATATAGTGGAACGAGTTACTCCACGACTGCAGCATGCAAATTGTGCAGTTGTACTTTCGGCTGTCAAG ATGATCCTGTTACAGATGGAACTCATCACTAGTACTGATGTGGTCCGAAATCTTTGCAAGAAAATGGCTCCTCCTCTGGTAACACTACTTTCTGCAGAACCTGAGATACAGTATGTTGCTTTGCGAAACATCAGCCTTATTGTACAAAGGCGACCCACAATCCTAGCCCATGAAATCAAG GTTTTTTTCTGCAAGTACAACGATCCAATATATGTGAAGATGGAAAAGTTAGAGATCATGATAAAGCTGGCTTCTGATAGGAACATAGATCAG GTTCTATTGGAGTTCAAAGAGTATGCCACAGAAGTTGATGTAGATTTTGTTAGAAAGGCTGTCCGTGCTATTGGCCGCTGTGCCATCAAGATAGAGAGAGTAGCCGAGCGGTGCATAAGTGTGTTGCTTGAGCTGATAAAGATAAAAGTAAACTATGTTGTGCAGGAGGCTATTATAGTCATCAAGGACATTTTCAGACGATATCCTAACAC CTATGAATCCATCATTGCAACCCTCTGTGAGAGCTTAGACAATTTAGATGAGCCAGAGGCTAAG GCATCGATGATCTGGATAATTGGTGAATATGCGGAAAGGATTGATAATGCTGATGAACtccttgaaagcttcttggagaCTTTTCCAGAAGAACCTGAACTGGTCCAGTTGCAATTGCTGACTGCAACTGTCAAATTGTTTCTTAAAAAGCCAACGGAAGGCCCACAGCAGATGATTCAG GTTGTTCTAAATAACGCTACTGTGGAGACCAACAATCCAGACCTGCGGGATCGTGCATACATATACTGGCGTCTTCTTTCAACTGATCCTGAG GCAGCTAAAGATGTTGTATTGGCTGAGAAGCCTGTGATCAGTGACAACTcaaaccaacttgatccttcacTTCTCGATGAACTTCTCGCCAACATTGCTACCCTAGCTTCTGTATATCACAAACCTCCGGATGCATTTGTAACCCGTGTGAAGACAGGAGTCCAGAAACCGGATGAGGATGAATACCCTGATGGGAGTGAAACTGGTTATTCCGACTCACCTGCCCATGCTGTTGACAGTTCCTCGGCTGTGTCCAGTTCGAGCAATGTTCCACATTCTGTGACACAGCAGGCAGCACCAATGCCCCCTGCACCTGCTGTGCCAGTGCTGGACCTACTGGGCGATCTGATAGGCCTGGACGGTGCTCTTGTCCCTGTTGACCAGCCAACCACAGATTCTGG GCCTCCTTTACCTGTTTTACTACCAGCATCAACTGGTCAGGGTCTACAGATCAGTGGCCAGCTCACAAGGCTTGATAATCAAATATTCTACAGGATGTTGTTTGAGAACAACTCCCAGATTCCTCTTGATGGGTTCATGATACAGTTCAACAAAAATACATTTGGTCTTGCTGCTGCTGGACCTCTGCAG GTCCAACAATTGCAACCTGGTGCTTCAGTGAGGACTCTTCTGCCGATGGTGTTGGCCCAGAATATTTCCCCTGGGCCTCCAAGCTCACTTCTGCAGGTTGCACTAAAAAACAATCAGCAGCCGGTATGGTACTTCAATGATAAAATTTCACTGCAAGTGTTCTTCACTGAGGATGGTAAAATGGAGTGA